A window of the Bos indicus x Bos taurus breed Angus x Brahman F1 hybrid chromosome X, Bos_hybrid_MaternalHap_v2.0, whole genome shotgun sequence genome harbors these coding sequences:
- the MAGED2 gene encoding melanoma-associated antigen D2 has protein sequence MSDTSESGTGPTRFQAEASEEDPGLKMQTVLTVTQNLEASETPKGSKTPEVSKATKISNAAGVSKATEAQEVSATQASPTTKLTDTQFLAAKKKSLAADTNMQHTDPQAVTVPATETKKVSSVADTKVNTKTLETESTASQALADEPEPEGAAGQAQENQDTRPKIKAKKARKVKHLNGEEDGSSDQSQASGTTSGRRISKALMASMARRASRGPIAFWARRASRTRLAAWARRALLSLRSPKARRGKARRRAAKLQSSQEPEAPPPRDVALLQGRANDLVKYLLVKDQTKIPIKRSDMLKDIIKEYTDVYPEIIERAGYSLEKVFGIQLKEIDKNDHLYILLSTLEPTDAGILGTTKDSPKLGLLMVLLSIIFMNGNRSSEAVIWEVLRKLGLRPGIHHSLFGDVKKLITDEFVKQKYLDYVRVPNSNPPEYEFFWGLRSYYETSKMKVLKFACKVQKKDPKEWAAQYREAMEADMKAAAEAAAEAKARAEIRAQMGIGLGSENAAGPCNWDEADIGPWAKARIQAGAEAKAKAQESGGASAGASAGGNFGASTSLTATLTFGLFAGLGGAGASASGSSGACGFSYK, from the exons ATGTCTGACACAAGCGAGAGTGGTACGGGTCCAACCCGCTTCCAG GCTGAAGCTTCAGAAGAGGACCCTGGCTTGAAGATGCAGACCGTACTGACAGTGACCCAGAACTTAGAGGCCTCAGAAACACCGAAGGGCTCAAAGACACCAGAGGTCTCAAAGGCCACGAAGATCTCAAATGCTGCAGGCGTCTCAAAGGCCACTGAGGCTCAGGAGGTATCTGCCACTCAGGCTTCACCTACCACTAAGCTGACCGATACCCAGTTTCTAGCAGCCAAAAAGAAGAGTCTGGCAGCTGACACCAACATGCAGCATACTGACCCTCAGGCTGTGACAGTGCCTGCTACTGAGACCAAAAAGGTTAGCTCTGTGGCTGATACAAAGGTCAATACAAAGACCCTGGAGACTGAGTCTACTGCCTCTCAGGCTCTGGCAGATGAACCTGAGCCTGAGGGTGCAGCTGGTCAGGCTCAGGAGAATCAGGATACCCGGCCCAAGATCAAGGCCAAGAAAGCCCGAAAG GTGAAGCATCTGAATGGGGAAGAGGATGGCAGCAGTGATCAGAGTCAGGCTTCTGGAACCACAAGTGGCCGAAGGATCTCAAAGGCCCTAATGGCTTCAATGGCCCGCAGGGCTTCAAGGGGCCCCATAGCATTTTGGGCCCGCAGGGCATCAAGGACTCGGTTGGCTGCTTGGGCCCGGAGAGCATTGCTTTCTCTGAGATCACCCAAGGCCCGTAGGGGCAAGGCTCGCCGCAGAGCTGCCAAGCTCCAGTCATCCCAAGAGCCTGAAGCACCACCACCCCGGGATGTGGCCCTTTTGCAAGGGAGG GCAAACGATTTGGTGAAGTACCTGTTGGTTAAAGACCAGACAAAGATTCCCATCAAACGCTCAG ACATGCTGAAGGACATCATCAAAGAATACACTGATGTGTACCCTGAAATCATTGAACGAGCAGGCTATTCCTTGGAGAAG GTTTTTGGGATCCAATTAAAGGAGATTGATAAGAATGATCACTTGTACATTCTTCTCAGCACCTTAGAGCCCACTGATGCAGGCATACTGGGAAC GACCAAGGACTCACCAAAGCTCGGTCTCCTCATGGTGCTTCTTAGCATCATCTTCATGAATGGAAATCGATCCAGTGAGG CTGTCATCTGGGAGGTGCTACGCAAGTTGGGGCTGCGCCCTGG GATACATCATTCGCTTTTTGGAGATGTGAAGAAGCTCATTACCGATGAGTTTGTGAAGCAGAA GTACCTGGACTATGTCAGAGTCCCTAATAGCAATCCCCCTGAATATGAGTTCTTCTGGGGCCTGCGCTCTTATTATGAAACCAGCAAAATGAAAGTCCTCAAGTTTGCCTGCAAG GTACAAAAGAAGGACCCTAAGGAATGGGCAGCTCAGTACCGAGAGGCAATGGAAGCAGATATGAAGGCTGCAGCTGAGGCTGCAGCTGAAGCCAAGGCAAGGGCTGAGATTAGAGCTCAGATGGGCATTGGGCTCGGCTCTGAGAATGCTGCTGGGCCCTGCAACTGGGATGAAGCTGATATTGGACCCTGGGCCAAAGCCCGTATCCAGGCAGGAGCTGAAGCTAAAGCCAAAGCCCAGGAGAGTGGTGGTGCCAGTGCTGGTGCCAGTGCTGGTGGCAACTTTGGTGCCAGCACCAGCCTGACAGCCACTCTCACGTTTGGGCTCTTCGCAGGCCTTGGTGGAGCTGGTGCCAGTGCCAGTGGCAGTTCTGGTGCCTGTGGTTTCTCCTACAAGTGA